The Pseudofrankia inefficax genome window below encodes:
- a CDS encoding toll/interleukin-1 receptor domain-containing protein produces the protein MSTLPPEQLRELARVYRDLVRAPQLLNRARMDPTRQPQIAHVSDAAAYWQAVNEYLSDSGDVGLRDRILECARADYPVNPLFGPATDGQVGQSWRTGGRFDSDTPSGLSAFGFIIGLDAESYGSRDTVSQRVLRDGLEKIFRKALRDAGIAEGPLQDQDRGDGFLGVVSSSAVPVERVVQDFVNRLRAALRFHNHGQDGKGRIRLRLALHQGYVIPDRTGWAGTPIVECARLLDADQLRAALRQDPEIDLVLIASDELYQSVIKQGFDGIDPRVYRRVEVVEKEFRSTAWLSIPERGISGVRSGSDNQAAGQPGASPGHGAGGPAAEPAVKSRRPAPEPQIARKANNDKRGDFLISAAPDDDGWGGWIAWYLKGEGYTVRLDSWDLHGGDKTVEALDVAVRSFDRTIAVLSPGYLASSEVRAAWQHAWMEDPNGLERTLIPVRVAWCEPAGLLRGIRYIDLVGLDEAEAKKHLKEQIRRSVTGNGRPTEQPPFPGRR, from the coding sequence ATGAGCACCCTTCCTCCCGAGCAGCTTCGCGAGCTCGCACGGGTCTACCGAGACCTGGTGCGGGCGCCGCAGCTGCTCAATCGCGCGCGCATGGATCCGACCAGGCAGCCGCAGATCGCGCATGTCTCCGACGCGGCGGCGTACTGGCAGGCGGTGAACGAATATCTCTCGGACAGCGGGGACGTCGGCCTGCGGGACCGCATTCTGGAATGTGCGCGCGCAGACTACCCGGTCAACCCCTTGTTCGGGCCGGCGACGGACGGCCAGGTCGGGCAGTCGTGGAGAACCGGCGGCCGTTTCGACTCTGACACGCCGTCCGGACTGTCCGCGTTCGGCTTCATAATAGGGCTCGACGCCGAGAGTTACGGCTCCCGCGACACGGTTTCCCAACGCGTGCTGCGGGACGGTCTGGAGAAGATCTTCCGGAAGGCTCTGCGCGACGCTGGGATCGCGGAGGGACCGCTTCAGGACCAGGACCGGGGGGACGGATTCCTGGGCGTGGTCTCGTCTTCGGCGGTTCCGGTGGAGCGAGTCGTCCAGGACTTCGTGAACCGGCTTCGTGCGGCCCTCCGGTTCCACAACCACGGGCAGGACGGCAAGGGACGGATCCGGCTGCGCCTCGCGCTCCATCAGGGATATGTCATCCCTGACCGAACCGGCTGGGCAGGGACGCCCATTGTGGAATGCGCCCGCCTTCTGGACGCGGACCAGCTGCGTGCGGCGCTGAGGCAGGACCCCGAGATCGACCTCGTGCTCATCGCGTCCGACGAGCTGTATCAGTCGGTGATCAAGCAGGGCTTCGACGGGATCGACCCGCGCGTGTACCGCAGGGTGGAGGTCGTCGAAAAGGAGTTCCGCTCCACTGCCTGGTTGTCCATCCCTGAGCGCGGGATCAGTGGAGTCAGGTCTGGCAGCGACAATCAGGCCGCCGGCCAGCCCGGAGCCTCGCCAGGTCATGGCGCAGGAGGCCCGGCCGCGGAACCGGCGGTGAAGTCGAGGCGGCCCGCACCCGAGCCTCAGATCGCGCGGAAGGCGAACAACGACAAACGAGGGGACTTCCTCATCTCGGCTGCCCCGGACGATGACGGCTGGGGTGGCTGGATTGCCTGGTACCTGAAAGGGGAGGGCTACACCGTCCGGCTGGACTCCTGGGATCTGCACGGGGGGGACAAGACGGTCGAAGCGCTGGACGTCGCGGTGAGGTCCTTCGATCGGACGATCGCCGTTCTGTCGCCGGGCTACCTCGCTTCATCCGAGGTACGGGCGGCCTGGCAACACGCGTGGATGGAAGATCCGAATGGCCTCGAACGCACACTGATCCCGGTCCGGGTCGCGTGGTGTGAGCCGGCGGGCCTGCTACGCGGTATTCGCTACATCGATCTGGTCGGTCTCGATGAAGCGGAGGCGAAAAAGCACCTCAAGGAGCAGATCCGCCGCTCGGTCACCGGCAACGGGCGCCCCACGGAACAGCCGCCGTTCCCCGGACGCCGCTAA
- a CDS encoding FAD-binding dehydrogenase, whose product MGADVADGGYDADVIVVGAGLAGLVATAELADAGRRVIVVEQENEANLGGQAFWSLGGLFFVDSPEQRRMGVRDSFDLAWQDWLGTAGFDREREDHWPRQWARAYVEWAAGEKRAWLHAMGVRWFPVVGWAERGGWGADGPGNSVPRFHLTWGTGPGVVAPFARRVRAAAEAGLVTFRFRHQVDGLAVTAGQVDGVHGTVLETTGTARGHASSRTGVGEFSLRAQAVIVTSGGIGGNQELVRANWPRRLGEPPKHMLTGVPAHVDGRMLAISETAGASVVNRDRMWHYTEGITNWDPIWPGHGIRILPGPSSLWFDATGALLPPPLFPGFDTLGTLAHIQRTGYDYTWFILTQKIIEKEFALSGSEQNPDLTGKDIRLLLRRRFGEGAPGPVEAFKKHGVDFVVRDDLRSLVDGMNALTPTPLLRHEDVERQVLARDREMANPYTKDLQIAALRGARRYRGDKLIRVATPHRMLDPKAGPLIAVKLHLLTRKTLGGLETNLDSQVMRPNGRDAMPGLYAAGEVAGFGGGGVHGYRALEGTFLGGCLFSGRAAGRAAAAAVS is encoded by the coding sequence ATGGGAGCGGATGTGGCGGACGGCGGTTACGACGCGGATGTGATCGTCGTAGGGGCGGGCCTGGCAGGGCTGGTGGCGACGGCGGAGCTCGCGGACGCGGGCCGTCGAGTGATCGTCGTCGAGCAGGAGAACGAGGCGAACCTGGGGGGACAGGCGTTCTGGTCATTGGGCGGGCTGTTCTTCGTCGACTCGCCGGAGCAGCGCCGCATGGGTGTTCGGGACTCGTTCGATCTCGCCTGGCAGGACTGGCTGGGAACGGCGGGGTTCGACCGGGAACGTGAGGACCACTGGCCGCGTCAGTGGGCGCGGGCCTATGTGGAGTGGGCCGCCGGGGAGAAGCGGGCCTGGCTGCACGCGATGGGGGTGCGCTGGTTCCCGGTCGTCGGATGGGCGGAACGCGGCGGCTGGGGCGCCGACGGGCCGGGGAACTCGGTACCGCGGTTCCACCTGACCTGGGGCACCGGACCCGGTGTGGTCGCGCCGTTCGCCCGGCGGGTGCGCGCCGCGGCCGAGGCCGGCCTGGTGACGTTCCGGTTCCGGCATCAGGTGGACGGGCTGGCGGTGACGGCCGGGCAGGTCGACGGCGTGCACGGCACCGTGCTGGAGACCACCGGCACCGCGCGCGGCCACGCGTCATCCCGCACCGGCGTCGGTGAGTTCTCCCTGCGGGCGCAGGCCGTGATCGTCACCTCGGGCGGGATCGGCGGCAACCAGGAACTGGTCAGGGCCAACTGGCCGCGGCGGCTCGGCGAGCCGCCGAAACACATGCTCACCGGGGTCCCGGCCCACGTCGACGGCCGGATGCTCGCGATCAGCGAGACCGCCGGCGCGAGCGTCGTGAACCGCGACCGGATGTGGCACTACACGGAGGGCATCACCAACTGGGACCCGATCTGGCCGGGCCACGGCATCCGCATCCTGCCCGGGCCGTCGTCGCTCTGGTTCGACGCGACCGGCGCGTTGCTTCCGCCGCCGCTGTTCCCCGGTTTCGACACGCTCGGCACGCTCGCCCACATCCAGCGCACCGGCTACGACTACACCTGGTTCATCCTGACGCAGAAGATCATCGAGAAGGAGTTCGCGCTCTCCGGCTCCGAGCAGAACCCGGACCTGACCGGGAAGGACATCCGCCTGCTGCTGCGGCGCCGTTTCGGTGAGGGCGCTCCGGGCCCGGTCGAGGCGTTCAAGAAGCACGGCGTCGACTTCGTCGTCCGCGACGACCTGCGCTCCCTCGTCGACGGGATGAACGCGCTCACGCCGACGCCGCTGCTGCGTCATGAGGACGTCGAACGCCAGGTCCTGGCCCGCGACCGGGAAATGGCCAACCCGTACACGAAGGACCTGCAGATCGCCGCCCTGCGCGGCGCCCGGCGCTACCGGGGAGACAAGCTCATCCGCGTCGCGACGCCACACAGAATGCTCGACCCCAAGGCCGGCCCGCTGATCGCCGTGAAGCTGCACCTGCTGACCCGCAAGACCCTCGGCGGCCTGGAGACGAATCTCGACAGCCAGGTCATGCGCCCGAACGGGCGGGACGCCATGCCAGGTCTGTATGCCGCGGGCGAGGTCGCGGGTTTCGGCGGCGGGGGCGTCCACGGCTACCGCGCGCTGGAAGGCACCTTCCTAGGCGGCTGCCTCTTCTCCGGCCGCGCCGCCGGCCGGGCGGCCGCGGCGGCGGTCAGCTGA
- a CDS encoding Clp protease N-terminal domain-containing protein: MFERFTDEARRSIICAQEESKALGHDRIGTEHLLLGLFHDDVGGAAVTLQSFGVTLDAARDAVVALVGRGDGPSHGHIPFTPRAKRVLERSLRAALKLDHSYIGSEHLLLGLLDEGEGAAADLFAGLAIDPREARRRARSALAAAPPPGSPPGPTSPPPFAAYDQANRQARDLARQLETVRAAKDAALDDGDATQAITLRKRERMILAVRAGLLRDIAAAEAPPTPPPAEQPPD, encoded by the coding sequence ATGTTCGAGAGGTTCACCGACGAGGCCCGACGCTCGATCATCTGCGCTCAGGAGGAGTCCAAGGCGCTCGGCCACGACCGCATCGGCACCGAGCACCTGTTGCTCGGCCTGTTCCACGACGACGTGGGCGGCGCGGCGGTGACCCTGCAGTCCTTCGGCGTCACCCTCGACGCGGCCAGGGACGCGGTCGTGGCGCTGGTCGGTCGTGGCGACGGCCCGTCGCACGGCCATATCCCGTTCACGCCGCGGGCGAAGCGGGTCCTGGAGCGCTCGCTGCGCGCGGCCCTCAAGCTTGATCACAGCTACATCGGGTCCGAGCATCTGCTGCTGGGACTGCTGGATGAAGGGGAGGGCGCCGCCGCCGACCTGTTCGCCGGGCTCGCGATCGACCCGCGGGAGGCGCGGCGGCGGGCCAGGTCCGCGCTGGCCGCGGCGCCGCCCCCGGGCTCGCCGCCCGGGCCGACGAGCCCGCCGCCCTTTGCCGCCTACGACCAGGCCAACAGGCAGGCCCGGGATCTCGCTCGCCAGCTCGAGACCGTGCGCGCGGCGAAGGACGCGGCGCTCGACGACGGAGACGCCACCCAGGCGATCACGCTGCGCAAACGGGAACGGATGATCCTCGCGGTCCGCGCCGGCCTGCTCCGGGACATCGCGGCGGCCGAGGCGCCGCCCACGCCGCCGCCCGCCGAACAGCCGCCGGACTGA